A window from Pseudomonas alloputida encodes these proteins:
- a CDS encoding COG3650 family protein, with product MRLTPTLLLTTLLPLFGGCQLMADAPNDPNIGTTRMQGELRAAGGQLLFKPCSENRTFVINDVAATGILQEAANLAKDANDKLFADVRGRLTGSKQATNDGQLEVRHLYRLEPSTRACEDPNFKQLTLRANGHEPGWDIKASGKGMVLNRIDQPPLPLPFLEEEVPGGGLTLTSEANGQHVELWAAPQRCVDSATGAIYHLRAELRIDGKTLQGCGYYGGARDN from the coding sequence ATGCGCCTAACCCCTACCCTGCTGCTGACCACCCTGCTACCCCTGTTCGGCGGTTGCCAGCTCATGGCTGACGCCCCCAACGACCCGAACATCGGCACCACGCGCATGCAGGGCGAACTGCGTGCCGCCGGTGGCCAGTTGCTGTTCAAGCCGTGCAGCGAAAACCGCACCTTCGTGATCAACGACGTCGCCGCCACCGGCATCCTGCAAGAGGCCGCCAACCTGGCCAAGGATGCCAACGACAAGCTGTTTGCCGATGTCCGAGGGCGCCTTACCGGCAGCAAGCAGGCCACCAACGACGGCCAACTGGAAGTACGCCATCTGTACCGCCTGGAACCTTCCACCCGCGCCTGCGAGGACCCCAACTTCAAACAGCTGACCCTGCGCGCCAACGGCCACGAACCGGGTTGGGACATCAAGGCCAGCGGCAAAGGCATGGTGCTCAACCGCATCGACCAGCCCCCCCTGCCCCTGCCATTCCTGGAAGAAGAAGTGCCCGGCGGTGGCCTGACCCTGACCAGCGAAGCCAACGGCCAGCACGTGGAGCTATGGGCCGCGCCGCAACGCTGTGTAGACAGCGCCACCGGCGCCATCTACCATCTGCGCGCCGAATTGCGCATCGACGGCAAGACCCTGCAAGGCTGCGGTTACTACGGTGGGGCGCGCGACAACTGA
- a CDS encoding glycine zipper 2TM domain-containing protein — protein sequence MRKSALLVATFTTMSLLLGGCASSLTGDSYSRDEARRVQTVRMGTIESLRPVKIEGTKTPIGGGAGAIVGGVAGSAVGGGRGSIVAAVIGAVAGGLAGSAAEEGLTRTQGVEITVREDDGSMRAYVQAVQENEIFRVGDRVRIMTVDGTSRVSH from the coding sequence ATGCGTAAATCCGCTTTGCTGGTGGCGACCTTTACCACCATGTCGCTGCTGCTGGGGGGCTGTGCCTCGAGCCTGACCGGTGACAGCTACTCCCGTGACGAAGCCCGCCGCGTGCAAACCGTGCGTATGGGCACCATCGAATCCCTGCGTCCGGTCAAGATCGAGGGCACCAAGACCCCGATTGGCGGCGGTGCTGGTGCCATCGTGGGCGGTGTAGCCGGCAGCGCCGTGGGCGGTGGCCGTGGCAGCATCGTGGCTGCCGTGATCGGTGCCGTGGCCGGTGGCTTGGCGGGTTCCGCAGCAGAAGAAGGCTTGACCCGTACCCAAGGTGTCGAAATTACCGTTCGTGAAGATGATGGCAGCATGCGCGCCTATGTGCAGGCCGTGCAGGAGAACGAAATCTTCCGTGTTGGCGACCGAGTGCGCATCATGACTGTAGACGGTACCAGTCGCGTTTCGCACTGA
- a CDS encoding IS110-like element ISPpu9 family transposase, which translates to MARKPSKQRFTVVHPDCAAIDVGGREHFVAVDPRHENPVQSFTSFTDDLLKMANWLESLGIKVVAMESTGVYWIPIYEILSERGFDVYLVNARATRQITGRKSDVLDCQWIWQLMTHGLLRGAFRPDDLTCCVRSLVRQRASKVKDQAQTLNRMQKAMSQMNIQLANVISDISGVTGMKILRAICAGERDPVQLAELTDRRIKAGKEAVARSLHGNWRREHLHALTQELAAYDFLEQQIADCDDAIKAALEQLPVLQNKPEPSKKPLRSPHRNGAQQTVLHQTLWKVLGVDLTAIPTIGVDTALVLAGEIGTDLSRFPSSQHFCSWLGLAPPTRISGGHRLAGGGPKIVNRAAQALKQAASNARNDKGFIGASHRARLTRMDTSCAIKATAHQLARLVYNLLTKKQAYVEQGLEEFETRSQDRQVRALLRKARKLGYQLVAA; encoded by the coding sequence ATGGCGCGCAAGCCTTCCAAGCAACGCTTTACCGTCGTCCATCCCGATTGCGCGGCGATCGATGTCGGTGGTCGAGAGCATTTCGTGGCGGTCGATCCCCGGCACGAAAATCCCGTCCAGTCGTTCACGTCCTTTACTGACGACCTGCTCAAGATGGCTAACTGGCTTGAAAGCCTGGGGATCAAGGTCGTTGCCATGGAATCCACGGGGGTTTATTGGATTCCAATTTACGAGATTCTCAGCGAGCGCGGTTTTGACGTTTATCTCGTCAATGCCAGAGCAACTCGGCAAATCACGGGCCGTAAATCAGATGTGCTGGATTGCCAGTGGATCTGGCAGCTGATGACTCATGGACTGCTCAGAGGCGCATTCCGCCCCGATGATCTGACCTGCTGCGTCCGGTCATTGGTCAGGCAGCGTGCTTCCAAAGTGAAAGACCAGGCGCAGACGCTGAACCGGATGCAAAAGGCCATGAGCCAAATGAACATCCAGCTGGCCAATGTCATCAGTGATATTTCCGGTGTAACTGGCATGAAGATTTTGCGGGCCATCTGCGCAGGTGAACGGGACCCAGTGCAACTGGCTGAACTAACCGACCGCCGCATCAAGGCAGGCAAGGAGGCTGTCGCTCGGAGTCTTCATGGCAATTGGCGGCGCGAGCATTTGCATGCGCTAACTCAGGAATTGGCTGCCTATGACTTCCTGGAGCAGCAAATTGCAGATTGTGACGACGCCATAAAAGCCGCGTTAGAGCAGTTGCCGGTGCTGCAAAACAAGCCAGAGCCATCCAAGAAGCCTTTACGGAGCCCACACCGAAACGGCGCCCAACAGACTGTATTGCATCAGACTTTGTGGAAAGTTCTTGGCGTGGACCTAACCGCAATTCCAACCATTGGGGTGGACACTGCATTAGTGCTGGCAGGGGAGATCGGTACAGATCTATCACGCTTCCCGTCCTCACAGCACTTCTGCTCTTGGTTGGGACTGGCTCCCCCTACCCGAATTTCCGGCGGTCATCGACTGGCAGGTGGTGGGCCCAAAATAGTCAATCGAGCAGCGCAAGCACTCAAGCAGGCTGCATCCAATGCCCGTAACGACAAGGGTTTCATTGGCGCATCGCACCGAGCCAGACTGACTCGAATGGATACCAGCTGCGCCATCAAGGCCACTGCGCATCAGTTGGCACGTCTGGTGTACAACCTGTTAACCAAGAAGCAGGCTTATGTTGAACAAGGTCTTGAGGAGTTCGAAACCAGAAGCCAAGACCGGCAGGTCCGGGCTTTGCTTCGCAAAGCCCGGAAACTGGGGTATCAACTGGTGGCCGCTTGA
- the nhaA gene encoding Na+/H+ antiporter NhaA, translated as MEGLQPVRSLFTRFFQLEAASGLLLIAAAVLALIINNSPLSYLYGGLLEVPVAVQVGALNIAKPLLLWINDGLMALFFLLIGLEVKREVVDGHLSKPSQVILPATAAVGGMVVPALIYWFINRDNPAAVAGWAIPTATDIAFALGVLALLGKRVPVSLKLFLMTLAIIDDLGAIIVIALFYSGTLSSVSLLLAAACLLVLVAMNRLGVIKLGPYMIVGLILWVCVLKSGVHATLAGVALAFCIPLRTRNAESSPLLALEHALHPWVAYAILPIFAFANAGVSLAGMTVDSFTHPVPMGITIGLLLGKTVGVFGLTWVAVKLRLAALPAGAGWGQILGVAILCGIGFTMSLFVGSLAFAPGSSEYAGMDRMGILTGSFFAAVIGYAVTAMASRKTSIA; from the coding sequence ATGGAGGGCCTACAGCCCGTGCGTAGCCTGTTTACCCGTTTCTTCCAGCTCGAAGCCGCCAGTGGCCTGCTGTTGATCGCCGCCGCCGTTCTGGCCCTGATCATCAACAACTCGCCACTGTCCTACCTGTACGGCGGCTTGCTCGAGGTACCCGTCGCCGTCCAGGTCGGCGCGCTGAACATCGCCAAGCCATTGCTACTGTGGATCAACGACGGCCTGATGGCCCTGTTCTTCCTGCTCATCGGCCTGGAGGTCAAACGCGAGGTGGTCGACGGTCACCTGTCCAAGCCCTCACAAGTGATTCTGCCTGCCACCGCAGCCGTGGGCGGCATGGTGGTGCCAGCGCTGATCTACTGGTTCATCAACCGTGACAACCCTGCAGCCGTGGCAGGCTGGGCGATCCCTACCGCCACCGACATCGCCTTCGCCCTCGGCGTCCTGGCCCTGCTCGGCAAGCGCGTACCAGTGTCACTGAAGTTGTTCCTGATGACCCTGGCGATCATCGACGACCTGGGTGCGATCATTGTCATCGCCCTGTTCTACTCCGGCACCCTGTCGAGTGTGTCGCTGCTGCTGGCTGCGGCCTGTCTGCTGGTGCTGGTGGCGATGAACCGGCTTGGCGTGATCAAGCTTGGCCCCTACATGATCGTTGGCCTGATCCTGTGGGTTTGTGTGCTCAAGAGTGGCGTGCATGCCACCTTGGCCGGTGTCGCGCTGGCCTTTTGCATCCCGCTGCGTACACGCAATGCTGAATCGTCGCCGCTGCTGGCGCTGGAACATGCCCTGCACCCCTGGGTGGCCTATGCCATCCTGCCAATTTTCGCCTTTGCCAATGCCGGCGTTTCGCTGGCAGGCATGACCGTAGACAGCTTCACCCACCCCGTGCCGATGGGCATCACGATCGGCCTGTTGCTGGGCAAGACCGTGGGGGTTTTCGGCCTGACCTGGGTGGCGGTCAAGCTGCGCCTAGCCGCGCTGCCTGCGGGCGCTGGTTGGGGGCAAATTCTGGGGGTGGCGATACTCTGCGGCATTGGCTTTACCATGAGCCTGTTCGTAGGCTCGCTCGCCTTCGCCCCGGGTAGCAGTGAGTACGCCGGCATGGACCGCATGGGCATTCTTACTGGTTCGTTCTTTGCTGCGGTGATCGGCTACGCCGTCACCGCAATGGCCAGCCGCAAAACCAGCATTGCCTGA
- a CDS encoding ABC transporter ATP-binding protein produces the protein MLKFENVSTFYGKIQALHSVNVEINQGEIVTLIGANGAGKSTLLMTLCGSPQAHSGSIKYLGEELVGQPSSHIMRKSIAVVPEGRRVFARLTVEENLAMGGFFTDKGDYQEQLDKVLQLFPRLKERYIQRGGTMSGGEQQMLAIGRALMSKPKLLLLDEPSLGLAPIIIQQIFDIIEQLRRDGVTVFLVEQNANQALKIADRAYVLENGRVVMQGTGEALLTDPKVRDAYLGG, from the coding sequence ATGCTGAAGTTCGAAAACGTTTCCACTTTCTACGGCAAGATCCAGGCGTTGCACAGCGTCAACGTGGAGATCAACCAGGGCGAGATCGTCACCCTGATCGGCGCCAACGGTGCCGGCAAGTCGACCTTGCTGATGACCCTGTGCGGTTCGCCGCAGGCGCACAGCGGCAGCATCAAGTATCTGGGGGAAGAACTGGTCGGCCAGCCGTCCTCGCACATCATGCGCAAGAGCATCGCGGTGGTGCCGGAAGGCCGCCGCGTGTTCGCTCGTCTGACGGTCGAGGAAAACCTGGCCATGGGCGGTTTCTTCACCGACAAGGGCGACTATCAGGAGCAACTGGACAAGGTCCTGCAACTGTTCCCGCGCCTGAAAGAGCGTTACATCCAGCGCGGCGGCACCATGTCCGGTGGCGAGCAGCAGATGCTGGCCATCGGCCGGGCGCTGATGAGCAAGCCCAAGCTGCTGCTGCTCGACGAGCCTTCGCTGGGCCTGGCGCCGATCATCATCCAGCAGATCTTCGACATCATCGAACAGCTGCGCCGCGATGGCGTGACGGTGTTCCTGGTGGAGCAGAACGCCAACCAGGCGCTGAAGATCGCTGACCGGGCGTACGTGCTGGAAAACGGCCGGGTGGTGATGCAGGGTACCGGTGAAGCACTGCTGACGGACCCGAAGGTACGCGACGCGTATCTGGGGGGATAG
- a CDS encoding OmpA family protein produces MSSHKTLALALCLTAVTGCASHSPDGSKEGGSSWWPFGSDKVAEQEVKSAVTENVAKADAKSESSSRWWWPFGGDDKQAKGPVVPKIDQKATQAWLDEYEPKLREAIKDSKLELERRDNVLAVTLPVDSSYNPDRPNMLLPMSLGPITRVAKTVEGDPKTAVLVLGHADSSGAAVANQKLSLERAASVSAIFRLSGLQRDRLTLKGMGSVMPRAANDSAEGRALNRRVEMLLTPQNTMVALLAKYQQAAPAPAPASMVAVQDAKAPAAKAAGGKPAVKAAAKKPVAKAKTPAKTAAKKKAAPAKPAAKKAAVDKKVAANSPAKTN; encoded by the coding sequence ATGTCTTCACATAAAACCTTAGCACTCGCCCTGTGCCTGACCGCCGTTACCGGCTGCGCCAGTCACTCCCCGGACGGCTCCAAGGAAGGTGGCTCCAGCTGGTGGCCTTTCGGTTCGGACAAGGTTGCCGAGCAGGAAGTGAAGTCAGCCGTCACTGAAAACGTGGCCAAAGCCGATGCCAAATCGGAAAGCTCCAGCCGCTGGTGGTGGCCGTTTGGCGGTGACGACAAGCAAGCCAAGGGGCCGGTGGTACCGAAGATCGATCAGAAGGCCACGCAGGCCTGGCTGGACGAATACGAGCCCAAGCTGCGCGAAGCGATCAAGGACAGCAAGCTGGAGCTGGAGCGTCGTGACAACGTGCTGGCGGTAACCCTGCCGGTGGACAGCTCGTACAATCCTGATCGCCCGAACATGTTGCTGCCCATGTCCCTGGGCCCGATTACCCGCGTTGCCAAGACTGTCGAAGGCGACCCCAAGACTGCCGTGCTGGTACTGGGCCATGCCGACAGCAGCGGCGCCGCCGTTGCCAACCAGAAGCTCAGCCTGGAGCGCGCCGCTTCGGTATCGGCCATCTTCCGCCTCAGCGGCCTGCAGCGTGACCGCCTGACCCTCAAGGGCATGGGTTCGGTGATGCCGCGCGCTGCCAACGACAGCGCCGAGGGCCGCGCCCTGAACCGCCGCGTGGAAATGTTGCTGACCCCGCAAAACACCATGGTCGCGCTGCTGGCCAAATACCAGCAGGCCGCCCCGGCACCCGCCCCGGCCTCGATGGTGGCGGTGCAGGATGCCAAGGCACCAGCTGCCAAGGCCGCTGGTGGCAAACCTGCCGTCAAGGCTGCGGCGAAGAAACCTGTAGCCAAGGCCAAAACGCCTGCGAAGACTGCAGCCAAGAAAAAAGCTGCGCCGGCCAAGCCTGCCGCCAAGAAAGCTGCCGTTGACAAGAAAGTAGCTGCCAACAGCCCTGCGAAGACCAACTGA
- a CDS encoding EstA family serine hydrolase, giving the protein MQIQGHYELKFEAVREAFAALFDDPQERGAALCIQVGGETVVDLWAGSADKDGQQAWHSDTIANLFSCTKTFAAVTALQLVGEGKLALDAPVANYWPEFAQAGKQSITLRQLLSHRAGLPAIRELLPAEALYDWQIMVDALAAETPWWTPGTEHGYAAITFGWLIGELIRRADGRGPGDSIVARTARPLGLDFHVGLADEEFHRVAHIARGKGNAGDSAAQRLLQVTMREPEALSTRAFTNPPAILTSTNKPEWRRMQQPAANGHGNARSLAGFYAGLLDGSLLESELLDELTREHSLGQDRTLLTQTRFGLGCMLDQPDVANATFGLGARAFGHPGAGGSVGFADPEYDVAFGFVVNTLGPYVLMDPRAQKLVRVLASCL; this is encoded by the coding sequence GTGCAGATCCAGGGTCACTATGAGCTGAAGTTCGAAGCTGTGCGCGAAGCTTTTGCCGCACTGTTCGATGATCCCCAGGAGCGTGGCGCCGCGCTGTGCATCCAGGTGGGTGGCGAAACCGTCGTTGACCTGTGGGCCGGCAGTGCCGACAAGGACGGCCAGCAGGCCTGGCACAGCGATACCATCGCCAACCTGTTCTCCTGCACCAAGACCTTCGCGGCCGTTACCGCCCTGCAGTTGGTCGGCGAGGGCAAGCTGGCCCTCGATGCCCCGGTGGCCAACTACTGGCCCGAGTTCGCCCAGGCGGGTAAGCAGTCGATCACCTTGCGTCAGCTGCTCAGCCACCGTGCCGGCTTGCCGGCCATTCGTGAGCTGCTGCCGGCTGAAGCCTTGTATGACTGGCAGATCATGGTCGATGCCCTGGCAGCCGAGACTCCGTGGTGGACGCCAGGCACAGAACACGGCTACGCCGCCATCACCTTTGGCTGGCTGATCGGCGAGCTGATTCGCCGTGCCGACGGCCGTGGCCCTGGCGACTCGATCGTGGCCCGCACCGCCCGCCCATTGGGCCTGGATTTCCATGTTGGCCTGGCCGACGAGGAGTTCCACCGCGTGGCGCATATCGCCCGTGGCAAGGGCAATGCTGGAGACAGTGCAGCGCAACGCTTGCTGCAGGTGACCATGCGCGAGCCTGAGGCGCTGTCGACCCGTGCCTTTACCAACCCGCCCGCGATACTGACCAGCACCAACAAACCGGAATGGCGACGCATGCAGCAGCCAGCGGCCAATGGCCATGGCAACGCACGCAGCCTGGCGGGGTTCTATGCCGGGCTGCTGGACGGCAGCCTGCTTGAATCCGAACTGCTCGATGAGCTGACCCGCGAGCATAGCCTTGGCCAGGACCGTACCTTGCTCACCCAGACCCGTTTCGGCCTGGGCTGCATGCTCGACCAGCCCGATGTGGCCAATGCCACCTTTGGTCTCGGCGCCCGCGCCTTTGGCCACCCTGGTGCCGGTGGTTCGGTCGGTTTTGCCGACCCGGAGTACGATGTGGCCTTCGGTTTTGTGGTCAATACCCTCGGCCCTTATGTGCTGATGGACCCACGCGCCCAGAAACTGGTACGCGTCCTTGCCAGTTGCCTTTGA
- the pdxH gene encoding pyridoxamine 5'-phosphate oxidase, whose translation MTQSLADMRRDYTRDGLAEDQAPGEPFALFHQWFADAVKTEQVPVEANAMTLATVDGEGRPHCRVLLLKGLDEQGFTFFTNYDSAKGQQLQANPFAAMTFFWPALERQVRIEGRVQKVTAQESDAYYQVRPLGSRLGAWASPQSRVIAGREELEGLVKATEARFSDTQPHCPEHWGGYRLLPERIEFWQGRASRLHDRLNYRLVDGQWLRERLAP comes from the coding sequence ATGACCCAATCCCTGGCCGATATGCGCCGCGACTACACCCGTGATGGCCTGGCCGAAGACCAGGCACCAGGGGAGCCGTTCGCCCTGTTCCACCAGTGGTTCGCCGATGCGGTGAAAACCGAGCAGGTGCCGGTAGAAGCCAACGCCATGACCTTGGCCACCGTGGACGGCGAAGGTCGCCCGCATTGCCGTGTATTGCTGTTGAAGGGGCTCGACGAGCAGGGTTTCACCTTCTTCACTAACTATGACAGCGCCAAGGGCCAGCAACTGCAAGCCAACCCCTTTGCGGCAATGACCTTCTTCTGGCCGGCGCTGGAGCGTCAGGTGCGCATCGAGGGCCGGGTGCAGAAGGTCACGGCGCAGGAGTCGGATGCCTACTACCAGGTACGCCCGTTGGGCAGTCGCCTGGGGGCCTGGGCTTCGCCACAGAGCCGCGTGATTGCCGGGCGTGAAGAGCTGGAGGGCCTGGTAAAGGCCACCGAAGCGCGTTTCTCCGACACCCAGCCGCACTGCCCTGAGCATTGGGGGGGATACCGTTTGTTGCCCGAGCGCATCGAGTTCTGGCAGGGGCGGGCAAGTCGTCTGCATGATCGTTTGAACTATCGGCTGGTGGACGGGCAGTGGCTGCGAGAGCGGCTGGCGCCCTGA
- a CDS encoding NAD(P)/FAD-dependent oxidoreductase has protein sequence MLRITELKLPLDHPDEALREAIVQRLGIRDEQLLSFNLFKRSYDARKKNSELLFIYTIDLEASNEAELLSKFADDRNIGPAPDVTYKFVGQAPAGLQERPIVVGFGPCGIFAGLLLAQMGFKPIILERGKEVRQRTKDTWGLWRKSVLNPESNVQFGEGGAGTFSDGKLYSQIKDPQHHGRKVLEEFVKAGAPDEILYINKPHIGTFRLTGMVEQMRQDMIALGAEVRFQEKVTDLLIEDGQLTGVVLESGEQLHSRHVVLALGHSARDTFRMLHAKGVYMEAKPFSVGFRIEHPQTLIDKARLGKYAGHPKLGAADYKLVYHAKNGRSVYSFCMCPGGTVVAATSEPGRVVTNGMSQYSRNERNANSGIVVGIDPERDYPGGPLAGIELQERLEAHAYVMGGSNYQAPAQLVGDFVAGRPSTALGSVEPSYKPGVTLGDLAPSLPDFAIEAIREALPAFDRQIKGYNLHDAVLTGIETRTSSPLRITRGEDYQSLNIKGLFPAGEGAGYAGGILSAGVDGIRIAEAVARDMLGL, from the coding sequence ATGCTACGAATCACCGAACTGAAGCTGCCCCTGGACCATCCCGACGAAGCGCTGCGCGAAGCCATCGTCCAGCGCCTGGGCATCCGCGACGAGCAACTGCTCAGCTTCAACCTGTTCAAGCGCAGCTACGATGCGCGCAAGAAGAACAGCGAGCTGCTGTTCATCTACACCATCGATCTGGAAGCCAGCAACGAGGCCGAGCTGCTCAGCAAGTTCGCCGATGATCGCAACATCGGCCCGGCCCCAGACGTCACCTACAAGTTCGTCGGCCAGGCCCCGGCAGGCCTGCAGGAGCGCCCGATCGTGGTCGGTTTCGGCCCGTGCGGCATCTTTGCCGGCCTGTTGCTGGCACAAATGGGCTTCAAGCCGATCATCCTCGAACGTGGCAAGGAAGTGCGCCAGCGCACCAAGGACACCTGGGGCCTGTGGCGCAAGAGCGTGCTCAACCCCGAGTCCAACGTGCAGTTCGGTGAAGGCGGCGCCGGTACCTTCTCGGACGGCAAGCTGTACAGCCAGATCAAGGACCCGCAACACCACGGCCGCAAAGTGCTGGAAGAATTCGTCAAGGCCGGTGCGCCAGACGAAATCCTGTACATCAACAAGCCGCACATCGGCACCTTCCGCCTCACCGGCATGGTCGAACAGATGCGCCAGGACATGATCGCCCTGGGGGCCGAAGTGCGCTTCCAGGAGAAGGTCACCGACCTGTTGATCGAAGATGGCCAACTGACCGGTGTAGTGCTTGAAAGCGGCGAGCAGTTGCACTCGCGCCATGTGGTATTGGCCCTGGGCCACAGCGCCCGCGACACCTTCCGCATGCTGCACGCCAAAGGTGTCTACATGGAAGCCAAACCGTTCTCGGTGGGCTTCCGTATCGAGCACCCGCAAACGCTGATCGACAAGGCACGCCTGGGCAAGTATGCCGGCCACCCAAAACTGGGTGCCGCCGACTACAAGCTGGTTTACCACGCCAAGAATGGCCGCTCGGTATACAGCTTCTGCATGTGTCCGGGTGGCACCGTGGTCGCGGCCACCAGCGAGCCAGGGCGAGTCGTCACCAACGGCATGAGCCAGTATTCGCGTAACGAGCGCAACGCCAACTCCGGCATCGTCGTCGGCATCGACCCCGAGCGCGACTACCCGGGTGGCCCGTTGGCCGGTATCGAACTGCAGGAGCGCCTGGAGGCGCACGCCTATGTAATGGGCGGCAGCAACTACCAGGCCCCGGCACAGCTGGTGGGTGATTTTGTCGCCGGCCGGCCCTCGACCGCACTGGGCAGTGTCGAGCCGTCCTACAAGCCGGGCGTGACCTTGGGTGACCTGGCGCCGAGCCTGCCGGACTTCGCCATCGAGGCGATCCGTGAGGCACTGCCGGCGTTCGACCGGCAGATCAAGGGCTATAACCTGCATGATGCGGTGTTGACCGGGATCGAGACGCGTACCTCGTCGCCACTGCGGATTACCCGGGGTGAGGACTACCAGAGCCTGAACATCAAAGGGCTGTTCCCGGCGGGTGAAGGGGCCGGGTACGCGGGCGGGATCCTGTCAGCCGGTGTGGATGGCATTCGCATCGCCGAGGCAGTGGCGCGGGATATGCTCGGCCTCTGA
- the livG gene encoding high-affinity branched-chain amino acid ABC transporter ATP-binding protein LivG: MSREILQVSGLSMRFGGLLAVNGVALTVKEKQVVALIGPNGAGKTTVFNCLTGFYKPSGGTILLDGQPIQGLAGHQIARKGVVRTFQNVRLFKEMTALENLLIAQHRHLNTNFFAGLFKTPSFRRSEKEAMERAQYWLEKVNLTEFANRTAGTLAYGQQRRLEIARCMMTQPRIIMLDEPAAGLNPKETEDLKALIAYLRESHNVTVLLIEHDMKLVMSISDHIVVINQGTPLAHGTPEQIRDNPDVIKAYLGEA, from the coding sequence ATGAGCCGCGAAATTCTGCAAGTCAGCGGCCTGAGCATGCGCTTCGGCGGCTTGTTGGCGGTCAACGGCGTGGCCCTGACCGTCAAAGAAAAACAGGTGGTGGCATTGATCGGCCCGAACGGCGCCGGCAAGACCACCGTGTTCAACTGCCTGACCGGCTTCTACAAGCCCAGCGGCGGCACCATCCTGCTCGATGGCCAGCCGATTCAGGGCCTGGCCGGCCACCAGATCGCCCGCAAGGGCGTGGTGCGGACCTTCCAGAACGTGCGGCTGTTCAAGGAAATGACCGCACTGGAAAACCTGCTGATCGCCCAGCACCGCCACCTCAACACCAACTTCTTCGCCGGCCTGTTCAAGACCCCGAGCTTCCGCCGCAGCGAGAAGGAGGCCATGGAACGCGCGCAGTACTGGCTGGAGAAGGTCAACCTGACCGAGTTCGCCAACCGTACGGCCGGCACCCTCGCCTACGGGCAGCAACGCCGCCTCGAAATTGCCCGCTGCATGATGACCCAGCCACGCATCATCATGCTCGATGAACCGGCAGCCGGCCTGAACCCGAAGGAAACCGAAGACCTCAAGGCTCTGATCGCCTACCTGCGTGAGTCGCACAACGTCACCGTGCTGCTGATCGAGCACGACATGAAACTGGTGATGAGCATTTCCGACCATATCGTGGTGATCAACCAGGGCACCCCCCTGGCCCATGGCACGCCGGAACAGATCCGCGACAACCCTGATGTGATCAAAGCCTACCTGGGGGAAGCGTAA